In the Hyphomonadaceae bacterium BL14 genome, one interval contains:
- a CDS encoding DUF1013 domain-containing protein: MADILMPKATAVWLVDNTALTFEQIADFTGLHHLEIKGIADGDVAAGVRGADPVAAGQLERDELAKAEADPSYRMASSKPKYSEYQETGRKGPRYTPLSRRQNRPDAIAWLVRNHPELTDGQISKLIGTTKSTIESVRSREHWNSSNIKPTDPVSLGLCTQIDLDAQVTKASARRAQMEKDGTVKIEEDVLKPAEEYDAPSTAPTTLDELFGKPKRNARHDDDDED, translated from the coding sequence ATGGCTGACATTCTCATGCCGAAGGCGACAGCGGTCTGGCTGGTGGACAACACCGCGCTGACCTTCGAGCAGATTGCCGATTTCACCGGCCTGCACCATCTGGAGATCAAGGGCATCGCCGATGGCGATGTGGCCGCGGGCGTGCGCGGTGCCGATCCGGTCGCCGCCGGTCAGCTGGAGCGCGACGAGCTGGCGAAAGCCGAAGCCGACCCGTCCTACCGCATGGCGTCCAGCAAGCCGAAATATTCCGAATACCAGGAGACCGGCCGCAAGGGTCCGCGCTACACTCCGCTGTCGCGCCGCCAGAACCGGCCGGACGCCATTGCGTGGCTGGTGCGCAATCACCCCGAGCTGACCGACGGACAGATCTCCAAGCTGATCGGCACCACCAAATCCACGATCGAATCGGTGCGCAGCCGCGAACACTGGAACTCCTCCAACATCAAGCCGACGGACCCGGTTTCGCTGGGCCTGTGCACACAGATCGATCTGGACGCCCAGGTGACCAAGGCATCCGCGCGCCGCGCCCAGATGGAGAAGGACGGCACGGTCAAGATCGAGGAAGACGTGCTGAAACCCGCCGAGGAATACGACGCGCCGAGCACCGCGCCGACCACGCTCGACGAGCTTTTCGGCAAGCCCAAGCGCAATGCCCGCCACGATGACGACGACGAAGACTAG
- a CDS encoding NAD(P)H-quinone oxidoreductase, producing MSHSIRIVTAPSPGGPDALRIETRDLAPAGPGEVLVEVAAAGVNRPDVFERMGLYPPPPGAPEGLGLEVSGHVRETGEGVTHVRPGDPVVALTAGGGYADIARADAGCVLPAPGGVDLIHAAGLPETVFTVWSNVFERARLQPGECLLVHGGASGIGTMAIQMAKAHGATVITTAGSPEKCDLCRQLGADLALNYRADDWVQAVKDFGGADVILDMVGGDYAARNLSVLNLDGRLVMIAFLKGARVELDLMRVMLKRLTLTGSTVRSRPAADKAAIAEGVHAQVWPWIAAGQVRPVIDSVFALPDVAKAHARMDAMAHAGKILLTP from the coding sequence ATGTCCCATTCCATCCGCATTGTCACCGCGCCGTCTCCCGGCGGGCCCGACGCCTTGCGCATTGAAACGCGCGACCTGGCCCCGGCGGGCCCCGGCGAGGTGCTGGTCGAAGTCGCCGCTGCGGGCGTGAACCGGCCCGATGTGTTCGAGCGCATGGGGCTCTATCCCCCGCCACCGGGCGCACCCGAGGGCCTGGGCCTGGAGGTGTCCGGCCATGTGCGCGAGACCGGTGAGGGCGTCACGCATGTGCGGCCCGGAGATCCGGTGGTGGCGCTCACCGCGGGCGGGGGGTATGCCGACATCGCGCGCGCTGACGCGGGCTGTGTACTGCCTGCGCCCGGGGGCGTGGACCTGATCCATGCGGCGGGCCTGCCCGAAACCGTCTTCACGGTGTGGAGCAATGTGTTCGAACGCGCCCGTCTGCAGCCGGGCGAGTGCTTGCTGGTCCATGGTGGCGCCAGCGGAATCGGCACAATGGCGATCCAGATGGCCAAGGCGCATGGCGCGACGGTCATCACCACGGCGGGCTCGCCGGAGAAGTGTGATCTGTGCCGCCAGTTGGGGGCCGATCTGGCGCTCAACTACCGCGCGGATGACTGGGTGCAGGCGGTGAAGGACTTTGGCGGGGCGGACGTGATTCTGGATATGGTGGGCGGCGACTATGCTGCGCGAAACCTGTCTGTGTTGAACCTCGACGGGCGGCTGGTCATGATCGCCTTCCTGAAAGGGGCGCGGGTGGAGCTGGACCTGATGCGGGTCATGCTCAAGCGCCTGACGCTCACCGGGTCGACCGTGCGCAGCCGTCCCGCTGCAGACAAGGCGGCGATCGCCGAAGGCGTTCACGCTCAGGTCTGGCCGTGGATTGCAGCGGGCCAGGTGCGGCCCGTGATCGATTCGGTCTTTGCGCTGCCGGACGTGGCCAAGGCCCATGCCCGCATGGACGCCATGGCCCACGCGGGCAAGATATTGCTGACGCCGTGA
- a CDS encoding DUF1192 domain-containing protein yields the protein MFQDEPHTQPAGTIRPGEDLSLMAVAELELRIETLRSEIARAEAMIDHKRDKMSAAEAVFRRG from the coding sequence ATGTTTCAGGATGAACCGCATACCCAGCCTGCGGGCACGATCCGGCCCGGCGAAGACCTGTCGTTGATGGCGGTGGCAGAGCTGGAGCTGCGCATCGAGACCTTGCGCAGCGAGATTGCCCGGGCAGAAGCCATGATTGACCACAAGCGCGACAAGATGAGTGCGGCCGAGGCGGTGTTCAGGCGCGGCTGA
- a CDS encoding DUF1465 family protein encodes MRHENEEKAQLMSPVDTERGPGVESRVSEFAASELFRRLFRDGMELVEETASYLDGAGREDAKRLGRSGALAYASESMSLTTQLMQCASWLLTQRAVAEGDMNPVEAAEQRYRLTPSRQKDALWPAGDDPCPPRLGDLALRAATLHERLSRLDRSLFDGDAAPAAPNPVAGQMSRLNAAFGHSTG; translated from the coding sequence ATGAGGCATGAGAATGAGGAAAAGGCGCAATTGATGAGCCCGGTTGATACAGAGCGCGGGCCCGGTGTCGAAAGCCGGGTCTCGGAATTTGCAGCGTCCGAGCTGTTCCGTCGCCTGTTCCGGGACGGGATGGAGCTGGTGGAGGAAACCGCCAGCTATCTGGACGGTGCCGGGCGCGAGGACGCCAAGCGGCTCGGCCGGTCCGGCGCGCTCGCCTATGCGTCCGAATCCATGAGCCTGACCACCCAGCTGATGCAGTGCGCCTCCTGGCTGCTCACCCAGCGGGCCGTGGCCGAAGGCGACATGAACCCTGTGGAAGCCGCCGAGCAGCGCTACCGGCTGACGCCATCACGCCAGAAAGACGCGCTGTGGCCGGCCGGCGACGATCCCTGCCCGCCGCGTCTGGGCGACCTGGCACTGCGCGCTGCAACCCTGCACGAACGCCTGTCCCGGCTGGACCGGTCCTTGTTTGACGGAGACGCCGCGCCCGCAGCACCCAATCCGGTGGCAGGCCAGATGTCGCGCCTCAACGCGGCGTTCGGGCACAGCACGGGCTGA
- a CDS encoding acetyl-CoA C-acyltransferase, translating to MSSEDPIVIVGMARTAMGGLLGELSALSANELGALAVKAALAEAGIAGDDVDQIYMGNVLGAGQGQAPARQAAIKGGLPKSVEATTLNKMCGSGMQAAIMARAAIASGEASVIVAGGMESMTNAPHLLPTHRTGFKYGHDVIKDHMALDGLEDAYEHKAMGIYADMIAREHQFTREDQDAYALETLSRALKATETGAFKREITPATISGRGGDTVVDTDELPKRARPDKIPQLKPAFSKDGTVTAANASAISDGAAALVMMRRSEADRRGLKPLAKIVATAAHAQEPAYFTTAPVPAMRKVVERAGWTNADVDLWEINEAFAVVPMIAMKELGLSHDVVNVHGGACALGHPIGASGARILVTLIAALETRGLKKGVASLCIGGGEATAMAIELI from the coding sequence ATGAGTTCCGAAGATCCGATTGTCATCGTTGGCATGGCACGCACTGCAATGGGCGGCCTGCTGGGTGAATTGTCCGCGCTGTCCGCCAATGAGCTGGGCGCGCTGGCGGTGAAGGCCGCGCTGGCTGAGGCCGGCATCGCCGGGGATGATGTGGACCAGATCTATATGGGCAATGTGCTCGGTGCCGGTCAGGGCCAGGCCCCGGCCCGCCAGGCGGCCATCAAGGGCGGCCTGCCCAAATCGGTCGAGGCGACCACGCTGAACAAGATGTGCGGCTCGGGCATGCAGGCGGCCATCATGGCGCGCGCGGCGATCGCATCGGGCGAAGCCTCGGTGATCGTGGCCGGCGGCATGGAATCCATGACCAACGCGCCTCACCTCCTGCCCACCCACCGCACCGGCTTCAAATACGGCCATGACGTGATCAAGGACCATATGGCGCTGGACGGGCTGGAAGACGCCTATGAGCACAAGGCCATGGGCATCTATGCCGACATGATCGCGCGCGAGCACCAGTTCACCCGCGAGGACCAGGACGCCTATGCGCTGGAAACCCTCTCGCGGGCCCTGAAGGCCACAGAGACCGGGGCCTTCAAGCGCGAGATCACTCCGGCGACCATTTCAGGCCGCGGCGGGGACACGGTGGTGGACACGGACGAGCTGCCCAAGCGCGCGCGTCCCGACAAGATTCCGCAGCTGAAGCCCGCCTTCTCCAAGGATGGCACGGTGACCGCGGCCAACGCGTCGGCGATTTCCGACGGCGCGGCGGCTCTGGTCATGATGCGCCGCTCGGAGGCCGACCGCCGGGGCCTGAAGCCGCTGGCCAAGATCGTCGCAACAGCCGCCCACGCTCAGGAGCCGGCCTATTTCACGACCGCTCCCGTGCCCGCCATGCGCAAAGTGGTCGAACGCGCCGGCTGGACCAACGCGGACGTGGATCTGTGGGAGATCAACGAGGCATTCGCGGTGGTGCCGATGATCGCCATGAAAGAGCTGGGCCTGAGCCATGACGTGGTGAACGTGCATGGCGGTGCCTGTGCGCTGGGGCACCCGATCGGCGCGTCGGGCGCGCGCATTCTGGTGACTCTGATCGCGGCGCTGGAGACGCGCGGTCTGAAAAAGGGCGTGGCCTCGCTATGCATTGGCGGCGGCGAAGCCACCGCCATGGCGATCGAGCTGATCTAG
- a CDS encoding DUF2589 domain-containing protein: MADNDELVSMAQAFTGLPMRDLIGGPLMAATEANNQMVMTQTKYILDTGFNRVALDDKDPKKGYRYEPIMVNMVLKRPVIIEPGPDAQGKPQPPVIETVTSEVDVPIISLMPIPTLGVDEVDITFDMEVKSSYGSTQSSSKSDTLAEQGSFEAKFGYGPFSVSVKGSVSHNQSSQSSSETTHTASNSAHYHVEVHASQQPVPKGLSLILEAYAKNIGPFTLPTDSGGQKTQPQLERA; the protein is encoded by the coding sequence ATGGCGGATAATGACGAACTGGTTTCGATGGCCCAGGCCTTCACAGGCCTGCCCATGCGCGACCTCATCGGCGGCCCGCTCATGGCCGCCACCGAAGCCAACAACCAGATGGTCATGACGCAGACCAAATACATTCTGGATACCGGCTTCAACCGGGTGGCGCTCGACGACAAGGACCCCAAGAAGGGCTACCGGTACGAGCCGATCATGGTCAACATGGTGCTCAAACGCCCGGTGATCATCGAGCCGGGCCCGGACGCGCAAGGCAAGCCACAGCCGCCGGTCATCGAGACCGTCACCAGCGAAGTGGACGTGCCGATCATCTCCCTGATGCCGATCCCGACGCTGGGCGTGGACGAGGTCGACATCACCTTCGATATGGAGGTCAAATCCAGCTACGGCTCCACCCAGTCGAGCTCAAAGTCGGACACGCTCGCCGAGCAGGGCAGTTTCGAGGCGAAGTTCGGCTACGGACCCTTCTCTGTGTCGGTCAAAGGCTCGGTATCCCACAACCAGTCCAGCCAGTCCTCCAGCGAGACGACCCACACCGCCTCCAACTCCGCGCATTACCATGTGGAGGTTCACGCCTCGCAGCAACCGGTGCCCAAGGGCCTGTCGCTGATCCTGGAGGCCTATGCCAAGAATATCGGGCCGTTCACCCTGCCCACCGATTCAGGAGGCCAGAAGACCCAGCCCCAACTGGAACGCGCCTGA
- the mnmA gene encoding tRNA 2-thiouridine(34) synthase MnmA yields MTTLISNPPRADAPRRAPGAPVMDAARVDALLTAFGLTGDFLDLGGDPASHRVVAAMSGGVDSSVVAAVAHRAGYQVVGMTLQLYDHGAAIQRKGACCAGQDIHDARRVAEAMGFAHYVLDYETRFREAVMEDFADTYLAGATPIPCVRCNQSVKFADLLATAQQLGAAALVTGHYIRREVRDGVPQLRRAADAGKDQSYFLFATTAQQLDFLRFPLGHLSKDQTRALAEAFGLIVAAKPDSQDICFVPDGDYARVVEKLRPGAARPGEIVHLDGRVLGRHDGVIHYTVGQRRGLGIAAGEPLYVIALDAEAARVLVGPREALTVRRIALKDVNWLGGGDLAGVDGARVGVKVRSTRPPVPAVLELDAGGGVHVLLEAGEDGVAPGQACVFYSPDDHDRVLGGGWIAGTDRGSIPELRGMALSSPVSAA; encoded by the coding sequence ATGACGACCCTGATTTCCAATCCGCCGCGTGCGGATGCGCCGCGCCGTGCGCCCGGTGCCCCGGTGATGGACGCGGCGCGCGTGGACGCGCTGCTGACAGCGTTCGGACTGACCGGCGATTTCCTTGATCTGGGCGGCGACCCCGCCAGCCACCGTGTCGTCGCGGCCATGTCCGGTGGCGTGGATTCCTCTGTGGTGGCGGCCGTTGCGCATCGCGCGGGCTATCAGGTCGTGGGCATGACGCTGCAGCTCTACGATCATGGCGCGGCGATCCAGCGCAAGGGCGCGTGCTGCGCCGGCCAGGACATTCACGACGCCAGGCGCGTCGCCGAGGCCATGGGGTTCGCCCATTACGTGCTCGATTACGAGACCCGCTTTCGCGAAGCGGTGATGGAGGATTTCGCCGACACCTATCTGGCCGGCGCCACGCCGATCCCCTGCGTGCGCTGCAATCAGTCGGTCAAGTTCGCCGATCTGCTCGCCACCGCGCAGCAGCTGGGTGCCGCTGCGCTGGTCACCGGCCACTACATCCGCCGCGAGGTGCGCGACGGCGTGCCCCAACTGCGCCGCGCCGCAGATGCGGGCAAGGACCAGTCCTATTTTCTGTTCGCCACCACGGCGCAGCAGCTGGATTTCCTGCGCTTCCCGCTGGGCCATTTGAGCAAGGACCAGACGCGCGCGCTGGCCGAGGCCTTCGGCCTGATCGTGGCGGCCAAGCCCGACAGCCAGGATATCTGCTTCGTGCCCGATGGCGATTATGCGCGGGTGGTGGAAAAGCTGCGCCCCGGCGCGGCGCGTCCGGGCGAGATCGTGCATCTCGACGGCCGGGTTCTGGGCCGCCATGACGGCGTGATCCATTACACAGTGGGCCAGCGCCGCGGCCTCGGCATCGCGGCGGGCGAGCCGCTGTATGTGATCGCGCTGGATGCGGAAGCGGCCCGCGTTCTGGTCGGCCCGCGCGAGGCGCTGACCGTGCGCCGCATCGCCCTGAAAGACGTCAACTGGCTGGGCGGGGGCGATCTTGCGGGCGTGGACGGCGCGCGCGTAGGCGTGAAAGTGCGCTCCACCCGCCCGCCGGTTCCCGCCGTGCTGGAGCTGGATGCGGGCGGCGGCGTGCATGTGCTGCTGGAGGCGGGCGAGGACGGCGTGGCACCGGGACAGGCCTGCGTATTCTACAGCCCAGACGATCATGACCGCGTGCTGGGCGGCGGCTGGATCGCAGGGACGGACCGCGGGTCGATCCCGGAACTGCGTGGCATGGCACTGTCGTCACCGGTATCGGCCGCTTGA
- a CDS encoding radical SAM protein — MPDTAHPVRPAPFTDPDVTAKGEPRAHVAFDTLRTLWFNTGTLCNIECVNCYIESSPSNDRLVYLTPDDAAPFLDEIDALGTGPVEIGFTGGEPYLNPHMNALTGMALERGHSALVLTNAMRPMMRPAVQAGLLALKERHGDRLTLRISLDHHSAAVHDAERGAGAFDATLEGLAWLARHGFRLSCAGRIAMAESEDEARGGFADLFARIGADIPAHDPARLVLFPEMDPAGTPPEITTACWGILDLDPKTIMCASSRMVVKRKGAARASVIACTLLPYDDAFEMGVTLAQSLRPVKLQHKFCAQFCVLGGASCSA, encoded by the coding sequence ATGCCCGACACCGCCCATCCCGTCCGGCCTGCCCCCTTTACCGATCCGGACGTTACCGCCAAGGGCGAGCCGCGCGCTCATGTGGCGTTCGACACGCTCAGGACGCTGTGGTTCAACACCGGCACGCTGTGCAATATCGAATGCGTCAATTGCTATATCGAAAGCTCGCCGTCCAATGACCGGCTGGTCTATCTGACTCCGGACGACGCGGCCCCTTTTCTCGACGAGATTGATGCACTGGGCACCGGCCCGGTGGAGATCGGCTTTACCGGCGGCGAGCCCTATCTCAACCCGCATATGAACGCGCTGACCGGCATGGCGCTGGAGCGTGGGCATTCGGCGCTGGTGCTGACCAACGCCATGCGGCCGATGATGCGCCCGGCTGTGCAGGCGGGCCTGCTGGCGCTGAAAGAGCGCCACGGGGACCGGCTGACCCTGCGCATCAGCCTCGATCATCACAGCGCGGCGGTGCACGACGCCGAGCGCGGTGCGGGGGCGTTCGACGCTACGTTGGAAGGCCTGGCCTGGCTGGCGCGCCACGGCTTCCGCCTGTCTTGCGCCGGGCGCATCGCCATGGCCGAAAGCGAGGATGAAGCGCGCGGCGGCTTTGCGGACCTGTTCGCGCGGATTGGCGCCGATATCCCTGCGCACGATCCGGCCCGTCTGGTGCTGTTTCCCGAAATGGACCCGGCGGGCACCCCGCCTGAGATCACCACGGCCTGCTGGGGCATTCTGGATCTCGACCCCAAAACCATCATGTGCGCGTCCAGCCGCATGGTGGTGAAGCGCAAGGGTGCCGCGCGCGCCAGCGTCATTGCCTGCACGCTCCTGCCCTACGACGATGCGTTCGAGATGGGGGTCACCCTGGCGCAGTCCCTGAGGCCGGTGAAACTTCAGCACAAATTCTGCGCCCAGTTCTGCGTGCTCGGCGGTGCCAGCTGTTCAGCGTGA
- a CDS encoding outer membrane protein assembly factor BamD, whose amino-acid sequence MKHALRLIALAATALVLASCAGSDRNQLAYVERPVEQLYNEGFQQMERRNFDRAAAFFDEVERQHPFSEWARRSILMGAYAHYRANRYEQAIASAQRFIALHPGSSSAPYAYYLIAVSHYERIMDVGRDQSTTQTALDALQQVVRRYPESPYARDARVKIDMTRDHLAGREMSVGRWYLRNGFYLAAANRFQNVVRDYQTTNHTPEALHRLVEVYVALGVDDEARMVAAVLGHNFPGSAWYGDSYRLMTSRGIDMEGLDRADEDPGLMRRALGRIFG is encoded by the coding sequence ATGAAGCATGCCCTGCGCCTGATTGCGCTCGCCGCCACCGCCCTTGTGCTCGCCTCCTGCGCCGGGAGCGACCGCAATCAGCTGGCCTATGTGGAGCGCCCGGTAGAGCAGCTTTACAATGAAGGCTTCCAGCAGATGGAGCGGCGCAATTTCGATCGCGCCGCCGCGTTCTTCGACGAGGTGGAGCGCCAGCACCCCTTCTCTGAATGGGCCCGCCGCTCGATCCTGATGGGGGCCTACGCCCACTATCGCGCCAACCGGTATGAACAGGCGATCGCCAGCGCCCAGCGCTTCATCGCCCTTCACCCGGGCAGCTCCAGCGCGCCCTATGCCTACTACCTCATTGCCGTGAGCCATTACGAGCGCATCATGGATGTGGGCCGCGACCAGTCCACGACCCAGACCGCACTGGATGCTCTGCAGCAGGTGGTGCGCCGCTATCCTGAAAGCCCCTATGCGCGCGATGCGCGGGTGAAGATCGACATGACGCGCGATCACCTGGCCGGCCGGGAGATGAGCGTGGGCCGCTGGTATCTGCGCAATGGGTTCTATCTGGCCGCCGCCAACCGCTTCCAGAATGTTGTCCGCGATTATCAGACCACCAACCACACGCCCGAAGCGCTGCACCGCCTGGTCGAGGTTTATGTGGCGCTGGGCGTGGACGACGAGGCGCGCATGGTGGCCGCCGTACTCGGTCACAACTTTCCCGGCTCGGCCTGGTACGGCGACAGCTACCGGCTGATGACCTCGCGCGGGATCGACATGGAAGGTCTTGACCGCGCCGACGAAGATCCCGGCCTGATGCGCCGCGCGCTCGGCCGCATCTTCGGTTAG
- the recN gene encoding DNA repair protein RecN, translated as MLVSLSIRDIVLIDRLELAFGSGLSALTGETGAGKSILLGALGLACGDRAERGLLRAGADQASASAVFEPAHDHPVWAVLDEAGIAAGPGEPVILRRTLGADGRSRAHVNDQPASVSLLSRLGDLLVEIHGQHDGRGLLDPKTHRSLLDAYAGAADARAEVSRAWEALSAARTRLERLTADRARATDEETFLRTSLEALDALDPRAGEDAALSDERKFLQQAETALSELQTASEALAGGQGLSARLTTALRGLERVRGALGTGGDEPELGGGAASARTAVDRAAGALDRALIEFNEAEDALSDAASAFEVEPGRLNAVEERLFALRAAARRHHVEPDALPALRADLAARLDLIDHAGDRVQEAEAALTAAQSDYARAANTVSDLRQEAATRLSSAVETELAPLKMDKARFRASVIPDTDRPGPSGWDRVAFEVSTNPGAPFGPLDKIASGGELSRFALALKVCLTGGTDKVMVFDEVDQGVGGAVADAVGHRLARLAASGQALVVTHAPQVAARAQAHFRIEKTASEDGVRTGVRALSPDERREEIARMLSGAEITDAARAAADELMAR; from the coding sequence ATGCTGGTTTCGCTTTCCATCCGGGACATCGTACTGATCGACCGGCTTGAGCTGGCCTTCGGGTCAGGCCTGTCGGCCCTGACCGGTGAGACCGGAGCGGGCAAATCCATTCTTCTGGGCGCGCTGGGTCTGGCCTGTGGCGACCGCGCCGAGCGCGGGCTGCTGCGCGCCGGGGCCGATCAGGCGAGCGCCAGCGCCGTATTCGAACCCGCGCACGATCACCCGGTCTGGGCCGTGCTCGACGAAGCGGGAATTGCCGCTGGTCCAGGCGAGCCGGTGATCCTGCGCCGGACGCTGGGTGCCGACGGCCGCTCGCGCGCCCATGTCAACGACCAGCCCGCGAGCGTCAGCCTCCTGTCCCGGCTCGGCGATCTTCTGGTGGAGATTCACGGCCAGCATGATGGCCGCGGACTGCTGGACCCCAAAACCCATCGCAGCCTTCTGGATGCCTATGCCGGTGCTGCCGATGCGCGCGCCGAGGTCTCCAGGGCCTGGGAAGCACTCAGCGCTGCGCGCACGCGGCTCGAGCGCCTGACTGCGGACCGCGCCCGCGCCACAGACGAGGAAACCTTCCTGCGCACCAGTCTGGAGGCGCTGGATGCGCTCGACCCGCGCGCAGGCGAGGACGCGGCCTTGAGCGATGAACGCAAATTCCTGCAGCAGGCCGAAACCGCCCTGAGCGAGCTCCAGACCGCCTCCGAAGCGCTGGCCGGTGGTCAGGGCCTGAGCGCGCGCCTCACGACGGCCCTGCGCGGTCTGGAGCGCGTGCGCGGCGCGCTCGGCACCGGCGGCGATGAGCCGGAACTGGGCGGCGGCGCAGCGTCAGCCCGCACCGCCGTCGACCGCGCGGCGGGCGCACTGGACCGTGCCCTCATTGAGTTCAACGAGGCTGAGGATGCCCTGAGCGACGCGGCGTCCGCCTTCGAGGTGGAGCCCGGACGGCTCAACGCGGTGGAGGAGCGCCTGTTCGCCCTGCGTGCGGCGGCGCGGCGCCACCATGTGGAGCCCGACGCCTTGCCCGCCCTGCGCGCCGACCTCGCCGCGCGGCTCGACCTCATCGATCATGCCGGCGACCGGGTTCAGGAGGCCGAGGCTGCGCTGACAGCCGCCCAGTCCGATTACGCGCGCGCCGCCAATACAGTGTCGGACCTGCGCCAGGAAGCCGCCACGCGCCTGTCCTCCGCGGTGGAGACCGAGCTGGCCCCTCTGAAAATGGACAAGGCACGCTTTCGCGCTTCGGTAATCCCCGATACGGACCGGCCCGGCCCCTCGGGGTGGGACCGGGTGGCGTTCGAAGTGTCCACCAATCCCGGCGCGCCCTTCGGCCCCCTCGACAAGATCGCCTCGGGGGGCGAGCTGTCGCGCTTTGCCCTGGCGCTGAAAGTCTGCCTGACGGGTGGGACGGACAAGGTGATGGTGTTTGACGAGGTGGATCAGGGTGTTGGCGGCGCCGTCGCGGACGCGGTCGGCCACCGGCTGGCCCGCCTGGCCGCCTCGGGTCAGGCGCTGGTGGTCACCCACGCGCCGCAGGTCGCCGCCCGGGCCCAGGCCCATTTCCGGATTGAGAAAACCGCCAGCGAAGACGGCGTGCGCACCGGCGTGCGCGCCTTGTCACCGGACGAGCGCCGTGAGGAAATCGCCCGCATGCTGTCGGGCGCGGAAATCACCGACGCCGCCCGCGCGGCGGCGGATGAGCTGATGGCGCGGTGA